One genomic region from Macaca mulatta isolate MMU2019108-1 chromosome 20, T2T-MMU8v2.0, whole genome shotgun sequence encodes:
- the LOC144337807 gene encoding uncharacterized protein LOC144337807, whose protein sequence is MPSAACPAPPRSLTQALCPLPPVLRPPCSLTQAPCPLLPVLHSPCSLTQALHPLLPVLHSPCSLTQALHPLLPVLHSPCSLTQALHPLPPVLCSPCSLTQALHPLLPVLRSPCSLTQALHPLPPVLCSLCSLTQALHPLPPVLCSPCFVMLPDNHLLFLSFQPWIKLPEKSSGEGCSETKMWVLGCLLLLGSCGFSAPQRAELGNMWLFRKPRDGEE, encoded by the coding sequence ATGCCCTCTGCCGCCTGTCCCGCGCCCCCCCGCTCCCTGACTCAGGCCCTGTGCCCTCTGCCGCCTGTCCTGCGCCCCCCCTGCTCCCTGACTCAGGCCCCGTGCCCTCTGCTGCCCGTCCTGCACTCCCCCTGCTCCCTAACTCAGGCCCTGCACCCTCTGCTGCCCGTCCTGCACTCCCCCTGCTCCCTAACTCAGGCCCTGCACCCTCTGCTGCCCGTCCTGCACTCCCCCTGCTCCCTAACTCAGGCCCTGCACCCTCTGCCGCCCGTCCTGTGCTCCCCCTGCTCCCTAACTCAGGCCCTGCACCCTCTGCTGCCCGTCCTGCGCTCCCCCTGCTCCCTAACTCAGGCCCTGCACCCTCTGCCGCCCGTCCTGTGCTCCCTCTGCTCCCTAACTCAGGCCCTGCACCCTCTGCCGCCCGTCCTGTGCTCCCCCTGCTTTGTGATGCTGCCAGACAACCATCTCCTGTTTTTGTCTTTCCAGCCCTGGATCAAGCTCCCTGAGAAGTCTAGTGGGGAAGGGTGTTCAGAGACCAAGATGTGGGTGCTGGGGTGCCTGTTGCTACTGGGGAGCTGCGGCTTCTCGGCCCCTCAGCGGGCAGAGTTAGGAAATATGTGGCTGTTCAGGAAGCCACGCGATGGGGAGGAATGA